Within the Bacteroidales bacterium genome, the region GCGTTATTCTTTGAATCATTTCCAGCAACTGCTCTTTTTTGCGCGATGCTACAGGCAGCTTAATCTCGTTTTCCAGCACAATCACTCCACCTTCTGCCTTTTCGAACCGGTCAATGTAAACCAGGTTGATCAGGTACGACTTATGTACCCTGAAAAATCCGAATTCACTCAGCATTTCATCGTATTCTTTCAGGGTGTTCGATACGAGTATCTTCTTCCCGTTCAGCAGGTAAAAATTGGTGTAATTGTCCTGGCATTCACAATAAATGATATCCTGGAGCTTTACCAGGTGAATATTATCGAAGGTTTTCAGAATGATCTTTTTCTTCGACTTGTCGGGTGTATGCATGTTATCCGCCAGCGTACCGAGCTGCTGATTCAGTTCATGGATCACCAGTTTTTCGGCTTTCTTCACAGCTTCTGCAAGGTCGGCGGGATCGACCGGTTTGAGGAGATAATCGAGTGCGCTGAACTTTATAGCTTTGATGGCAAACTGGTCGTAAGCCGTGATGAAGATCACTTTAAAATCGACCGGTTCGAGCTGCTTCAGCAAATCAAAGCCGGTTCCGTCGTCCATTTTTATATCGAGCAAAACGAGGTCGGGATTATGCTTCTTTATGGCTTTTATGCCGGATTCAACGCTATTCGCTTCGGCAACAACCCTGATTTGTGGACAATATCTCTTAAGGAGTTTTTCCAGGGTTTTGCGAGCGCTCTGTTCGTCATCGATGAGGATGGTGCGGAGCATGTGACTTTTAAATTTTTTGATAAAGGTAAACATAATTTGCGAAACTCAAAATTCCAAATTCAAAAATTTAAAAGATCAAATTGACCAAACCGTCATTACGAATCCTGACCTTACAGGTGGAGCAAAGCAAGCAGGTTAGAAACCTGTTAAAACGAAAACAAAAACTGCAATCTAAAAAAAATCTAACCAAACAGGTTGTCCAGAACCTGTTTGGTTAATGGGATTGTAGATGTTCAATGTGAAAAGCATAATTCTTTAAAATTTCACCATCTTCCTCAATAAGTCCTTATCCCCTTTTTGCAACCGGCAGAAATAAACACCGGGAGCCATACTTCCGGCATCAAAGCTCAACTGGTTTTTCCCGGACTGGAGTTCTGATGCCTCTGTTTCATAAACAATTCTGCCGTGAATATC harbors:
- a CDS encoding response regulator transcription factor, encoding MLRTILIDDEQSARKTLEKLLKRYCPQIRVVAEANSVESGIKAIKKHNPDLVLLDIKMDDGTGFDLLKQLEPVDFKVIFITAYDQFAIKAIKFSALDYLLKPVDPADLAEAVKKAEKLVIHELNQQLGTLADNMHTPDKSKKKIILKTFDNIHLVKLQDIIYCECQDNYTNFYLLNGKKILVSNTLKEYDEMLSEFGFFRVHKSYLINLVYIDRFEKAEGGVIVLENEIKLPVASRKKEQLLEMIQRITQI